The Primulina huaijiensis isolate GDHJ02 chromosome 6, ASM1229523v2, whole genome shotgun sequence genomic sequence ACTCATTTCACTCGAACATCACAAATTGGGAGCACCCCATTaccttttcatctcattttATGATCAACTAGAAGCAAAATATTTGTGAAATTCATTTCAGTTTCATGTGTCATTCAAAATTCACCTATTTAAAATTCCAGACTTATATTACAAACATATATAATCAGGATGACTACCATCATTTGATTAAatctaaaacaataaatttatgtttcagtttttgttttaatttgtttCAAGCAAAATTTCTTTACGCATCAGTTTCCTTTCTAatgcttttattttttcttaacaTACTATCTTCTTCTCGAATTGTGCCAATACGTCAAAGCTGGTACTGTTCTATGAAAAAATGtgaattttaatgttttcaatcTATTGAGTATTTGCTTCAATTCTGATTTGCATTGCTCTTTGCTATTTATGTTGGTTATTGTTTCTATGAAATACCGTTAATAATGTTGGTTATGGTTTTTTTACCATTAATCTTTTCACTACAAACATTCTAAATTTGCTTAAATTTTCTGAAGGGCGACAAAAATGAATACTCTGTGGTTTTTCCCCCATTATTTATATGGTATGGTTTGTGATTATTTTAGCGAGTTGCTATACATGATTCCTTATTGTTCAAACAAGATATGTTAAGTGCTATTACTACACACACTATCACAGACATTCACTTTCGCTAGCCCAACTCTgtattaatttttcatttcacTTTTGTGTCTGAGACACGAATTTGAACAGCTTAGATTTTTGTTTTCACCGGCAATCTTTATTTcttaagttatttttttttgtgggcAGAGCTGGAGCCTGAGTTGTGGCAATTATTGGAGTTTCAAGCCCAACATAAGACCAAGAGCCTGCTTTTCCCAGGTGGGCGTGAAATTACATCGTTATTTGATGTGTTTTACTGTGTTTCTGTGGCGAGTATTTTTGCAGAATGAAATGATATATAGTTGAATGTTAAATTTGGGTAAagcttttatttttatcatcccACTGGACTTTTGAATTTTTGTGGTGTGTTGGGAGATTCTTGGaaataatgaataaaaatatgtccACTTGCAATTCTGAAGTGATGAATAAATGGTGGGCTGGTTCGTTGTTGCTCTTCCGTGAAATGATTGTAGCTTTGATGAGACATCATCCTTTTCTAAGAAGCATAACTTCACTAATCAAAGCTGCTCTGGAAACAAAGTAGCAAACATGTTCTAGATGATACTCGATAGGTTTGGATTTCGAAATTtactttttttgaaaaattgatgTGTAATTAAAAAGATAAAGCATAAAGTAcaatgtttgaattttttttgtgatttcttCTCAAAAGCTGAAAGAAACATGTTGCAAACAAAGTATTTGTAGAAATAACATACTCAATTCAATGGATCATATCTATTTGCCCACATCTTCATCTGGTTCGTTttttaataacaaataaatttatattctaTGAAATAATATGTTGATTTATATTAGTGATCATATGAAATTAGTTTGTTCGTTTCGATCTTGCAGgctataatgtatttattacaAGCTTCAAAGTCCTATGATTTAATCTTTCACATATCCTCAACAGAGTCACTAAATCATTATATTAGGTCTTCATATACATTGTTTTATTATAAAGTTTACAGACAGATTTACATTTTGGTTTATAGATTTTAATCCATCTTGGGCTTTTGTCTTGATTTACATGCTTATCCTCCTATACTTGCAATGTTGTTATTATAATGAGTGTCATAtactccttttatataataacatgatattattcaaatttAGCTTCATTATTTATGAGTTGTGCGTCAATCCTGTTATCTTCGTTTTCCAGGCGACCAAGACTATTACTTCTTGGCTCCAATTCTACATGAGCAGAACTTACGGAAGCCCATGCAACAGGTATATCTAAACTCATGACATTTGTTGGCCCATCATAGGATGACAATTCCATGTTTTCAGTTATTGACTAAATATTTACTTTTTCCAATAATgattctcttttttcttcactACAATTTTGGAGAGTAACAACGCGACTTGGATATATTTCTTTACCTATGGAGATTTCTTTAGTTGAAACTctatttgtttcatttttttctccTCCAGAGAGCTTTGTCTTAGATTTCTTTACCTATGGAGATTCCTTCAGTTGAAACTCTATAGGTATATAAACAACCAGTGTCTCAGAATACAATTTACAATTGTCTGGTGAAAGAGGTTCGTGACTTGAATTCTGAGTCAGCtgtattctattttattaaccTTCTTTTTATAATGTGCTTCTTTTTATAATGTACCCATGAATAAAATGTGGATTAGCGCAATAAAACCATACAGGGACATGGGCTGTTGCTGCTTTGGTGCCTCAATTTTGCACCAGAAGAAACTGAACAAAAATGCTCATCAGTTGACGGAAGACCAAGAAGGTTTGTGCTTCATAATTCAATCTACATTCTTTGTGGTGTTCACTGTAGAACCACTATACATGTGTAatgcatttatttatatattttttattttttattagctGAGATGATATAATGGCTTcaaaagaataatatttttaatgaacaaaacatatatcatgtaaggTAACAAATTGAGTTTGACAGATTTATTTACATTTTGGAATTCACTGTCTCTCATGattcaaatacaaaatattttggtgtGATGATGACTAAGTGTaatgaatgtttaatatattaGCTTTATATATTCATGACACACACAACGCATGTGCCTCGGTGGCTAGTTTAAATAATCGACTATGCCCTTAATCTAATTTTCCAagttatgttttatttatttaatgtatcAGAAACTGTTACTATATATGTATGTGATGATTGGCGCTTGGTTTTAGGTAAGCATCGTTTTCTAGTCGTACATCACAAGAATTCATTCCCAATTAACCTTCGACTTACATTGATGTTTATCTGCAAATAATTGATTTGTCataattgaaaatatcatatttgacTTGGCCTACATTGTCATTTAATATTGCATATACATTTCCGAGTgtgtataattttaaaattgtttcatcatttaaaaaaaaaaaatccattaaAAAAACTTCGTTAATGAATAtagataaaaacttgtgtgagcgtaatattttgtgagacagatctcttatttgagtcatccatgcaaaaatattactttttatgctaaaagtattattttttattgcgaatatcggtagggttgacccgtctcacaataaagattcgtgagaccatctcacaagagacctattcatcaatatattattaattaattatgtttggaTTACTTAAAGTAGTACCTGTGACTATAATTCTATGAAAAAAGTGTTGTTATATTAGAAAACAAGCAATGAATTAATAGTTCGATCAATTATTTACTGATAATCTTAATTGAGAGCTTAAAGttgcacatatatatataattaatcatATGCATGTGCATCAAGAAAATGACTTGCAcaatactatttttttattattattctcaaCAAAACAAATACTAGCCACTTGAAATAATTCTCCACAtccactcaaaaaaaaaaaaaaggttttatATTATACCAAGGTAATTTACAGATTGGATGGTTTAGATTAATTTAACTGATATGacgaatttttttgtttattagactaaaaaactttgattttgaatattttcatattttatataagatcaaaaaaaattaatattgtaATATTTGGCAGTATAAGCCTTTAAAATGTTACATTAAAAAATCCATATTGGCttctttttctctcttgtttttttttttccagattcCTGAAACTCAATAACAACAATGAACCTTAAAATCCTAAAATAGCATCTGTTTGCTGAATCTGATTGATCACTAAACCAAAGCAGAGCCGCTTGAATTTGTTCTCTCTTTCAATGATGAAGAATAAGTTAAGGTTATGTTAATCCAACCACATAACAGAGAAAAAGGAAACAGGATTGGCACTTTCTTCCATTCATCTGTCACTGTTCTAAAAATGGAAGCTCATGAGATTTTAGCAAAGTTTGCTCGACTTTTTGAtagatttaataattaagatATCCCAACTTCTTACAGAGAAAAGTTGAAGTCTCTTCCATTTTTCATGTGCTTCTTCAGGAATCAGTCATGAAATGAATAAAGTCACAGATTCCAGGTTTGCTGCTGAtctttatttgtaaaaaaagtttttttttccctttaattTTTTATCCAGTATTGGTGATTCGTGAACTATATCTTGGAATATTTTACAGTTAAATTACGGAATCTTGGGTGAAATTTTAGTGAACGGGTTGATTGGTTGATTGGTTTTGCTCATGCTGAGGAACAGATCAAGAATTGTGACATCCAAACAAGCTTTGATGGCGGAGCAAAACTCATTCCCTTCTACTGATACCAAAAAACAAACACCATCTTACTTGGGTTCTCCAAGATTTTTCAATGGGCTTTTGTCAAAAATCATTTCGGATTCAGAAAATATTGTAGACAGTCCAAGTTCGGTTCTTGACCCCCAGAATTCACCCGATTTTGTTCATACAATTTTGTCAGGAAAAAACTTGTCAAGTACCCTATCCTTATTGCCTGAAATCATCAGCAAAGGTTCAGGGGTTATACTAGAGCCAAAAGCCTTTGGACTTGCCTTGATTGACTCGATAAACGAACAAAAAACTGATGAAAAAATCTCCAAACCAGTAACCAGAATGGTTCTATTAGCAAAGCCTAATGTTGAAATTCCCAGGACAAAGTCCCCGCCCGAATCACCTGATTCTCTCGGTGATTTCGGAATCAAGACTCGTGAGCCTATGGTGTTTAGCCCGTCTTCCAGCACCCTAGTGAGGAAATTTTCGAGGCAGCTTTCTTTGAAAGAAATGGAGATGTGTGAAAATTATACTCGTGTGATATCTCATGGACCTAACCCAAAAACAACTCATATATTCAATGATTGCATCGTGGAGAGCTGGTGTGGTAATGATCCTGAATTGTTTGATATCAAGAAAATGGAACATGACTTCCAAAGCAGTGTTTTGGAATCTGAATCCCTGGATTTCTTGTCTGCTGAACAAGGCAAAGATGATTGAAGTTGAACTAACAGGTTAGTGCCACCAAAAGTTTATTGAATACTTGATTGCAGACGTGAGGAATAGCGGCCAAAGGTGAAATTGCTCAAATCATAtggaatttatttataatttttttgaaatttcaaattgtTATTTCGGAATAGTTGATGACATGGGACTAGACACGTTCTTCAAATGATATATTGCTACAATCCTTGCATCTTGGGAATGCGCATGGTGCTGTTTTTCATGTGTTGCGTTAAAAGTTTTAGCGCGCTGAATTGTATGAAAAATTTGGTTTCCAGCCCCAAACATCAGTTTCTTCGCTTCAATATTTGAGACATTGATAGCTGTTAACTAACGGAGAAAATAAATTTCATCAGGGGAGAGGAAGCTTTTGTAGCCATGAAAGCAGTTGTCAACAAGGAATGAAGAAACCACACGTTTCATAACTATAGAACTTCGACATTTTCTATGCTTCTCTTTGTTGCTTCACGAGATACCGAGCATCTTCAAAAGGAATCGATTTTTACGCAAAGAACTTCATCCAATGGCTCCACAAATGATTGATCAATGGTATCACTCAACACTAGATACCTAAACAGTCCTGCAGTAAAGACAAatctcgtttttttttttttaattttttatttttagacaAATCTTGTATCTTGCATACATTTTGCTTCTGGAAACGCATAATCCGGTTCCATATGGACGAGAGCAACACTGAACCAACGTGAACTCATTTCTCGATTTTTAGCTGTTTTAGTGAAAGTTTGGTTGTTTCTTTACGATATCTGTGTGGTATAAAGAAACAGTTAACAATAGGCGAGAATCGAGATGATGACTACAGTCATAAACGGTAGCTGTAGTATCAAATTGGACAAGAAAAATAGAAGCTGGGAAGTGAAGGTCCGATTTTGAAACATGCGTTATAAAAATTGTTATCCAATACGGACTAAATCAAACTGCATATCTAGATAATAGATAGATCATCTTCAGATACAAAGACTGGATACAAGACACAACTGAAAACCAGTACACATAGATATGGCCACAAAGATAAGTAATAGGATAGTTACTGACACAGTTCTTCAGCCCATTCTCTGATCAGAATAAACTGGCAAAAACAAGGAAACAAGGTGTAAGCCCGGATATGCAACACATcgagaaaaaaatattgtaaaattGTTGAAACAATTACCTGTGAACCGCTGAGTATGATCAACAGTTCTTAATGATGTATGGAATAAGGATGAAAAAGATCTGATACACCTCATTCTCGACAAAGATAAATAGGCGAACACGTATCGGAATTTGGATCAAGACTTAGCGAATGCTACAAGCACAAAGATTACCTTGTCCCTACTTTCCTCaccttttttctttaaaaaaaccAGAAAAGATAGTGAGGGGGAGAAGA encodes the following:
- the LOC140978942 gene encoding FCS-Like Zinc finger 8-like; protein product: MLRNRSRIVTSKQALMAEQNSFPSTDTKKQTPSYLGSPRFFNGLLSKIISDSENIVDSPSSVLDPQNSPDFVHTILSGKNLSSTLSLLPEIISKGSGVILEPKAFGLALIDSINEQKTDEKISKPVTRMVLLAKPNVEIPRTKSPPESPDSLGDFGIKTREPMVFSPSSSTLVRKFSRQLSLKEMEMCENYTRVISHGPNPKTTHIFNDCIVESWCGNDPELFDIKKMEHDFQSSVLESESLDFLSAEQGKDD